From Symphalangus syndactylus isolate Jambi chromosome 5, NHGRI_mSymSyn1-v2.1_pri, whole genome shotgun sequence:
gacggggtttcactgtggtctcgatctgacctcgtgatccgcccgcctcggcctcccaaagtgctgggattacaagcgtgagccaccgcgcccggccacgatCTCATGTCTACCTTTAAGAAGCTCATGTTAGAAAGATCAAGACACAGGCAAGAATGACAGGAACAGAGCTGAGGATAAGAGATATCATACTGGCCAAGGTCTCAATGGTATAAGAAAGAAATAGGTGGAAGAAAGGCAATTACAATCAGACATCTTTAACTGAGATAATACTTTCTTCTCTTCAGGGAActgttttgttacagcagccccttgattccattctctcaagaagtgccagaaaaaaaaaagaaagaagtgccagttgggtgcagtggctcaagcctgtaatcccagtgctttgggaggctgaagtgggaggatttcttgaggccaggagtttgatacaagcctgggcaacatagcaaaacccctgtctctacaaaaaatttcaaaaattagctgggcatggtggcacgcacctataatcctagctacttgggaggctgaggtgggtggatcgcttgagcccagatatttgaggctacagtgagctatggtggcaccactgcattcaagcctgggagacagagggagaggccATCTCTAAAAAAGTAGTGCCTTCTCTTGATCCACTGAGAAAGGGTTCTACTGAGGTTAGAGGCTGAAGAATGCTGATTCAGGACCATACTCTACCTTGTTTCCCACCAGTCTTCAAGAAAAGCTTGCCTATGCTTGGCTGGGATACACAAAGAGACATAAAATTAATACTCTGTAGCTGCATTTCCCACTTTCTATGATATTAGACCATCTTAGGTCTAATTCAGTGCTCTTCCTGTTTATCAACACGTGACTTAGAGCTGATCTTGCTCTAAGATTTTAGGGGAGACTTCTTTCTCCTGGTTCTCCTAACATCTGATCTCAAGAAAATTCATCTACTTCCCCTCTTCTGTACTCTTCCAAGAAGGTACATGGAACACAAGAGAAAGGTACAATTATGTTTGTAAAACACAGCTAAGAGTTTGTATCAAATAATCTGTACATTTTAACTTGTTTGCTTAAAGTAATCTGCTAAACTCTGATTGACAAGTCATAGTTATTAAAATATGAACttctggccaggagcagtggctcacacctgtaatcccagcactttgggaggcagaggcgggcagatcacctgaggttaggagtttgagactagcctggccaacatggcgaaactctgtctctactaaaaatataaaaattagccgagtatggtggcacacatttgtaatcccagctacttgggaggctgaggcaggagaatcacttgaacttgtgaggtggaagttgcagtgagccgagatcacaccattgcactccagcctgggtgacagagtgagactctgtctcaaaaaatacagaaCTTTCAGTTAGTCCAAGGTGTAAACAGGTCAACAGACCTGTTAGAATAGGAAGCCAGTGGATAAGACTAGGAAGAACACTGTCAAACGTTAACTCCTCATGGCCAAAATAAACACTAAAGTTGACTGACAAGCAATTAATCTGTACTTTCTATAGTAGAAATGGCACAAAAATGTTGTTACATAAAAACACttatctgaaaatataaaaatataacccCTGTTGGTTTATAAGACCAGCTGAGAACTGGATGAAATACTAATGTCTAAGAacctctttaaaaatgaatactttgaggccgggtgtggtggctcacacctgtaatcccagcacttgaggaggctaaggtggacagatcatgaggtcaagagatcaagaccatcctggccaatgtggtaaaacctcgtctctactaaaaacacaaaaattagctgggtgtggtggcatgtgcctgtagtcccagctacttgggaggctgaggcaggagaaatcacttgaacccaggagacggaggttgcagtgagctgagactgcgccactgcatttcagcctggtgacagagtgagactccgtctcaaaaaaaaaaaaaaaaggaatactttggctgtgtgcagtggctcatgcctgtaatcctagcactttgggaggccaaggtgggaggatctcttgtgcCCAGGaaagagaggctgcagtgagctgtgatcacgccactgcattccagcctgagtaacagagaccctgtctcagaaaaaaaacaaaaaactttcagCAGTGAGTACAGTCATTCAATCTCCAgatactgtcatttttttttatactCCACTCCAATCTGTCAACTCCTTAGTTTGGCATTCAAGTTCCTCTACTACCTACTTATATCTTACTTTCCACTTCTCATCTACATGAGTCACACAGCTCAGTTAAGTCAAGCTCCTTGTTAATCTTTGTTTTGAACCTTTCATAGGAGATGCCCTCACTGTTCCTCCCTATTCATCCAAATCCTTCTAATCACTCAAAGGCCAATCCACCTCCTACCTCTTCTATAAGATGCTCTCCAACCCAACCTTTAACAGTTCTGTATACCTAGCCTTGGTCACTATCATATAATCTAACATTAGATTTAGCCTTGGTCATTATCATATAATCTAACAttagatttatgtattttttatgttttgccaTTGTTTCCCAGCTCTTCTACTCTTTTGGCCATCCCTCATGTGCCTaccacaaaatatatattttgttaatacTCCTcctttgaaaggaaaagaaaataactccATCCTGCTCTCCATCATCCAGATATACATTTCCCTATACTTCCTAACCTTTTCATGTATTACTACAAATTGAAATTGGACTTGATCCCAGGATTGGTCAAATATAAGTCACAGTTTTCAGTGAACATGCAGTATTTACACAAAAAGCTTAATCTGCCTGAAGGAGAGACAACTTAGATTTATCTAATAGAGTTCCTCATTAAGCCCAGTCATATTTCTGACCTTAGCTGGTGGGAGAAGGTGGGGTACtcccattatttattttgaaaccatCGTAATTTATCAACTCACCTATTACATGGGCAGACACAAAGGCCACAGCATTTGTTGAGTTCTGTTAaagtcttctctgtctctctcatgtctttatttatttggtCCAAGCCTTCTTCTATGCGGTTTAGTTGTTCTAAGAATAAGTTGTGAAGTTACACTTTGTGTTCCATTCACAGTGTCAACCAGAAAATGCTATTATTATGGAACAGCAAACTTCAACCTTGAATCTACCAATAACTCCCCACAGTGAGTATGTCAGTGTCAAAAGGTATCAGAAGCTATTCAACATGATAACAATCTTTCACGTACTGATCCGGAGGCACCTAGCCTCTTGCTGTGGAAAAATTTGTTCTAAAAAGCTTGTATATGGCTTGTATggtagggtggctcacgcctgtgatcccagcactttgggaggccgaggtgggcgatgaactgaggtcaggagttcaagaccagcctggccaacatggtgaaaccccatctctactaaaaatacaaaaatcagctgggtgtggtgatgggtgcctgtaatcccagctacctgggaggctgaggcaggagaattgcttgaacctggcagttggaggttgcagtgagctgcgattgcaccactgaactccagcctggatgacagagtgggactccccctcaaaaaaaaaaaaaaaaaaaaaagaatcgtgTATAGTAGGACCAAGGGACGGTTATTTAGAGATCATCCTTACAACCAAGTTAAGGGTACCTTGACCAGGTCAAACCCCCGTCATTTCTATAATAGGTTCAAAACCTGAGGGCTATTATAAGAGTAATAAAAACTAGACCTGATTACTCAGGGCCAACTCAACTCAAGTGTTTCCAAGCATACCTGAATCTAGATCTGTTTTAGGACTTAACTTGATTTCTGAGGATGATGTAAGAGTATCATAATgtctggccagacatggtggctcacgcctataatcccagcacttcgggaggccaaggtgggcggatcaagagactcttgaggtcaagagttcgagatcaacctggccaacatggtgaaaccctgtctctactaaaaatgcaaaaaattagctgggtgtggtggtggacacctgtaatcccagtgactcaggaggctgagccaggagaatcacttgaacctgggaggtagaggatcCTGGAGtaagccgggattgcaccactgcactcaagcctgggtgacagaggaagactctgtctcaaaaaataaaaattaaaaaaaaaaaaaaaaaggctgggcatggtggctcacacctgtaatcccagcactttgggaggtcaaggcaggtggctcacctgaggtcaggagtttgagaccagcctggccaacatggtgaaaccccgtctctactaaaaatacaaaaacttagctgggcgtggtggtgggcgcctgtaatcccagctactcaggaagttgaggcaggagagtcacttgaacccaggaggaggaggttgcagtgagccaagatcacgccattgcactccagcctgagcaacaagagtgaaaccccatcccccacccccaaaaaatagacaaaaatagcgaaactctgtcccccacccccaaaaaataggaaaacatagctgggtgtggtggcgggtgcctgttatcccagctacgtTACTATCATAATGTCTAAGGCACATATAACCAATACACAAAATAAGCCATGCTGGCCTAACACATACTTGGTATATACAGTTGGGCATTTTTGCCTGCCATCCCAAATAGACAGTAAACATGATATATAATTCAAATCAGAAGACAAGAAGTAAACATaacattcttattttacaaaGGGAGGGCTCTCCCAAAGGCTGAAATTTGTATGTGGCTAATTTGATAGAGCTTTTTGGCATCATAGTCAAATTAAGAATTTCTGCTAATATTTTAACTTACCCTTTTGTTCATCCAGCATAGTGATGGTCTTGATTCCTGCATCCTGAGACTAAGAGAAGGGGGGAAAAGGCTGATAGTACAACAAAACAAACCACAAACAACAGAAACAGAACCTACAAGAGCTGACAAATAGCAAGACAGAATAATTTAGAAACCCAAGCTCTCAGAGGATTAGAGCTACAGACAGAACTAGTATTCTTAAACTAACACACTTTAACATAGCAGCCCCCCAAAATAATTAAGTCACAAACTCATAGTGAATTCATCTTCCCTGTCATATTCCAATACTGtcaaagggaaaaacagaaaattccCATTAGTGCATGGTTTGACAATTTCAGCAACTgttaatttcaaataataaagCGTATTGATACATTACCCTTTAATACTAATTCCAGCCAGAAGTATTAGGATCTCTCCTATAAATTTCTATACTTAAGTTGATGATTAACATTTTCTTACCTCAATGGCTAAACCCAGGATTCTCCTCGTACTTTCCAGAGACTAGGAAAAAACACAGAGTTTTAGCATTccaaaatatgtagaaaaaaaaatctgatcagaGGCCAAATTCATGATGTTATTCTATCTTTAAAAATTGCCagctcaggccgggcacagtggctcatgcctataatcccaacactttgggaggccaaggcaagaggatttcttgagtaccagagcttaagaccagcccaagcaacatagtgagactgtttctattaaaggaaaaaacaaaaaaaattgccagcCTATCCTtccctttaaaacaaaacaatggccaggtgtggtggctcaagcctataatcctagcactttgggaggctgaggtgggcagatcacgaggtcaggagttcgagcccagtctactcaacatggtgaaaccccgtctctactaaaaacacaaaaattagctgggcgtggtggcacgcacctataatcccagctacttgggaggctgaggcaggagaatcgcttgaacagggcaggcagaggttgcagtaagccgagattgcatcactgtactccagcctgggcaacagcgagactctgtctcaaaaaaaaaaaaaaaaaaaagtaagttgatCACTACATTTTTGGTTATTTTCAGGCGCTCCTTAAGAGAAAATGTGTAAGGACTTCCGTTGCGATGTtgaaagaaagagtttttttaaaaaagagagaatatttgGATGGTGAAGTTCATgggaataaaaattttataaagtcaTAAAAATTTAATGTAGGTAGAAATCTAAGTAAATTACAGATATTAGgaaaatgttaaatagaagtcTAGCATTTCTCAAATAAAGATAGTAGAGTATCTTTGTTGcacttaatattaataattacctaaaaaataaaaatcatacaaattgTTTTCACTTTAGTTTTCTcgtgagttaaaaagaaaataaaaaccagcaACGGCACTAAGGAGCAAATGTGTTCTTTGATATTAATGGACTAGGAAGAGGCCAAAATGGTCCCTAAGAAGGCTCTCTCACCCCTCCAATATGAAAACTGAAAtagaattatttacttattttaggtAAAACATTTACCTCATCAGTAATCTGGTGACCTCTCTGTTGAATTTCTTCTGATGACAGATTATCCATGATGAATCAAAACTCTATTAGGCACAGAAATGGAAATGTGGATATTGTATAAGAATAAGGATATATAAAAGTTTGCGTGAGCAAAAAGTGTAGATTTATGTAACTTAGGAACTTATCAGGAAAACAGGATAAAAGAACCTCTTTCTGTATCTATTAGTCTACCACAAGTAAAGAAATCAAGACCGAGAGAGGCTAAATGAATGTTTAATAAGAGTGCCAAGGGTGAACCTAAAATACAGGTTTTAGAACTTCTAGGGAAGTACTCTTTCCAACAGGAAAGTGGATCCTCTACTTAGAGAAGCAAGGCATTACTGGAAGACAAGCATTGAAAGACTATTAAAATGAATTTCTGGTTGTTCAATGTTCTTCATGTGTTGTCTGAACATGGAAAAGCAGTAAGTGAAGAAAAGTCCAATTTAGTAAAGTAACAAAATTTGAAGTTATGTGCCTGAAGAACACaggaaacatttctaaatatgCCAGTTGTCCAGGATACTCACTGGTGAAAATACTTTCACTCTTAACAAGAAAAGGGAAATGCTGGTACAAACAGCTCGGAAAAGACTAAGGTTTTTATTACGCATTAGACTCTTCCCCTCCAGTGGCTTATATTGTTTGTTGTTTTAGTGGAGTCCCTAAGAAACCAAACAATTATTCTCCTATACACAGTAACTCAGAAAGAGATCTCACAGACATCcaagctaaaaaataaaacattttgtagGTGTTATTCAGCACAGCTGTTATCTAATTCCTCTTTGAGAAGTCATTTGGAGTAATAACAAGCATTGTGCAATGGATCTAGGTTCTTTCTTTATTACATTTGCTAGCTTTATATGAATTTTCTCAAAACTCATTTATCAAAACTCACGGTCAATGACACAGATAAACTCTGGTTCTTATTACAGATTTGCCCCCAGGaatctggcaatgtctggagatgcCTGATTGTCACAACTTGGGCCAGGTGACGGGGCTGgttactggcatctagtaggtagaggcAGGGAAACTGCTTAACATCCTACAACACTCTTCAGGAAAGCCCTCTAGCAAAGAATAATCTGACCCAAAATGTCAATTTGAGGTGAGAAACCTTGCCATGGATATACTCTTTGATAAGCAGAAAACCTAATTCCCCAAAAATGTACTGGATTGAATTCTTGGAAGGCAGAGATTTTATCTTTGTATCTCTAACACCTAATAGGATCTGACGGTAGATACTCCAAAAATAgctgaatgaacaaataagtAGAAAAACAGGGTGTACACTCAAAGTACGTGGCTCTTAGAAACAGTAGCACAAAGCTCGCAAAGAATCACTAGAGCCACAAACCAAAAACTGCTATTAGAAGCGTATGATATGATCACATATAAATCTTTTCAGTcacttttggctgggcgtggtagctcatgactggaatcctagcactttgggaggctggggtgagtggatggcttgagctcaggagttggagttcagcctgagcaacatggcaaaaccccatttctaccaaatatacaaaaattagccgggcatggtggcgcacacctgtagtcccagctaccagggagggttgaggtgggcggattgcttgagtccaggaggttgaggctgaagtaagtcaagatcatggcactgcactccaccctgggtgacagagcaagaccctatctcaaaaaacaaacaaacaaaaaaatttaaatcttttcAGTTGTTTTTAGTTGAACCACtactctcattttatttattttatttttttgagatggagtcttattctgttgcccaggctggagtgcagtggtgtaaccctgactcactgcaacttccgcctcctgggttcaagcaattctcctgcctcagcctcccaaggagctgggattacaggcatgcaccaccacaccccactaatttttgtatttttagtagagatggggtttcaccatgttggccaggctgatcttgaactccagaccgcaggtgatctatccacctcagcctcccaaagtgccgagattacaggcctgagccaccgcgcccggccctgtttaTAATTCTACTGTCATGTCTTATGGTTTAAGATTttgagggccaggcgcagtggctcacgcctgtaatcccagtactttgggaggccgaggtggatggatcacaaggttaggagatcgaggccagcttgatcaacatggtgaaaccctctttctactaaaaatacaaaaattagccaggcgtggtggtgagcgcctataatcccagctactcgggaggctgaggcaggagaattgcttgaacctgggagggagaggttgcagttaatcgagatcatgccactacactccagcctgggtgacaagagcaagactctgtttcaaaaaaaaaaaaagaaaagaaaagaaaagaaagaaggaaaagaaatggaagggagggagggaggaagggaggagataagaaaacaagcaagcaagaggccaggtgcggtggctcacgcctgtaatcccagcactctggaaggccaaggcgggcggatcacctgaggtcaggagtttgagaccagcctggccaacatggtgaaaccccgtctctactaaaaatacaaaaattagctaggcgtggtgatgcatgcctataatcccagctactcaggaggctgagacaggagagttgcttgaaccggagaggcaaaggttgcagtgagccgagatcatgccactgtacttcagcctgggcaacagcaagactccgtctcaaaaaaaaaaaaaaaggcaagcagaaaggaagtaaaagaaaagagaagaaaagaagaaaggaaaagtaaataaGCTTCTTGGaaagaaatacacagaaaaaaggTCCTGGAATTTAAATAAGGCCTTGGAAGATCCATGTGGCTTCACTTGTAAAACTTGAGAGCTACTCAAGAAGTAATGAAGAAAGAGCACTTTAAATCAccatcaggccaggcgtggtggctcatgcctgtaatcccagcactgtgggaggcagaggtgggcagatcacttgaggccagtagttcaagaccagactggccaatatggtgaaaccccagctctactaaaaagaaaatacaaaaattagccgaatgcAGCAGTGCACGTCtgtggcttgagcctgggaggcagaggctgcagtgagccaagactcactgcactccagcctgggcaacagagcaagactgtacaaaaaaaaaatatatcaccaTCAATTCCACAGGGTCCTGCAAAGAATGATTTTataagataattctttttatactggTAAACAAGGATTTTGCAGCTAAAATATTCTACCAAATTAGTTTCCTGCCTTATTCTTTCTCTGAAAATTAATCACAATAAAGCTCCTCAATGAGTTACACTCAAAGGGTTTATTACTGTTCTTTTAAGTTCAGCATTCTCTTTGGCTTCTTCTGATAAAGTTTACTTCCATGGTAACCAGTGCATCCGCAGCAAGAGGAAACTTCTGTTTATAGCAGGATAGCATAGTGGGTGAGTGAGAACTCCAGCATACAAATTCCAGCCTCACAATGTATTTGTTGTGTGACCCCAAGGAAATTACCTAACGCCACTAAAACTTGGTTTCTGTATTTGTAAAACAAGGATAACATTCTAtttcatagttttgttttttttgtgaagattaaaaagaGATGATCTACACAAAGTACTTAGTACAATGCCTTGCACATGGCCGGTGTTCAATGTTAgccattattttaatatttttactgaaGTGGAAATAAATAGTAggcaaaacaaaaggaaaataacaatgtTGAATATGAGTCACATTTATGTAAATGTAGCTGAAAGTATAAATATTAATAGTTCCATCTGCAAGGCTAAATTTGAATATTAAAGTTAATGATATAAAGTATAggctatatactttttttttgagacatcagagtctcacattttattttattttactttattttattttatttgagacagagtctcgctctgttgcccaggctggagtgcagtggtgcaatcttagctcactgcaacctctgcccctgggttcaagtgattctccttcctcagtctcccgagtagctgggattacaggtgcccaccactacacctggcccttttattattattattatttatttattttttttgtagaggcagggtctcactatgttgcccaggctggtctcaaactccgggctcGAGTGAtgctcctagctcagcctcccaaagtgctggaattacatgtagtgagccactttgcctggcaaGGGTCTCGTTTATGTTAAGGATGGCTTCCTCCTTTTACTTCCTCTCTTGGCTTTCCTTTCTATCTCCTTCTACACAAACAactttaaccatttttatatATAGGCCCCAGAACTAtgcaaatatacatacatatttttttctctttttaaaaactcttttctttttaccATACAAAGTCTATAACTCAAATGCAAATATAGTAAGTACACTACAGAATCATATCTACTAAACAGCTTGGTTTCAGGCCAGATGCagtcacatttgtaatcccagcactctgggaggccaaggtgggcggatcacctgaggtcaggagtttgagatcagactggccaacatggagaaatcctgtctctactaaaaaataccaaaggccgggtatggtggctcacgcctgtaatcctagcactttgggaggctgaggagggcagatcacttgaggtcacgggttggccagcctggccaacgtggcaaaacccagtctctattaaaaatacaaaaattagccgggcatggtggcatgtgcctgtaatcctagctacttgggaggctgaggcaggaaaatcacttgaacccaggaggcagaggttgcagtgagtggagattgtgccactgtactccagcctgggcaacagagtgagacgccatctcaaaaaaaaaaaaaaaattagccgggcatggtggcgggcacctgtaatcccagctactcaggaggctatggcaggagaatcgcttgaacccgggaggtggaggttgcagtgagccaagatcgcaccactgcactccagcctcagcaacagagcgagactccatcttaaaaaacaacaccacaaaaaaacaaaacaaacaaaaatcagcttGGTTTCAAAGGACACTGAAGCACAAGATTCAAGACAGAAATCATATTAACAAGTGGGAAAGTCCCACTAAAAATCaggaaccaaaaagaaaaccaaaattacactttcaggcctatagtcccagctactcaggaagctgaggcaggaggatcatctgagcccaggagtttaaatgtaacctgagcaacatagcaagaccctgactctaattacaaaaaaattaaacttcgGTTTTACAGAAGCACCTATGGTAACTTAATTGCTCGATGCTCAACGCCTGGTCTTCAAGTCCCTGTCAAATTTGGAACTTCCACAATTCTACTCTAAGTGACCCAGGAGTAATACTGGGGAGGTAGATGTAGGTTTGATTATAATCAATTTTATTAACCCTATCAATGAGAATGGTTATGTGAACAGAAAGGGGATGTTCTATGTGAAAGATAAGAACGGGGCTCAAGAGCCGGAAGCTGGCAATCTACCCAGGAAGAGACAATGTGGCAGGCATAAGTGTGGTATCTGCCAGGGAGATACCAGGTATGGGGTGAGATTAACTGGCAAGCATTCACCCTGCCTGAATGAAATATTCACCGAAACCATCCACATAGTTTAGCTCGGATTAAGTTCACTtagatgctttatttatttatttatttaggtagaGATAGGGTGTctcgctgtcttgcccaggctagtcttgaactcctggcctcaagcgatccttctgtcttggactcccaaaatACCAgaaggcgtgagacaccacacccagccacttggATGCTTTCTGGTTAGTTTTTCAAATATTCCGATAATTAGAGTCAGAAGCTACAGATAGAGAATATAAGCactctgccgggcacggtggctcatgcctgtaatcccagcactttgggaggctgaggcaggcggatcacgaggacaggagatcgagaccatcctggctaacaaggtgaaaccccgtctctactaaaaaacagaaaattagctgagcgtggtagcgggcacctgtagtcccagctactcaggaggctgaggcaggagaatggtgtgaacctgggaggtggagcttgcagtgagccgagatcgcgca
This genomic window contains:
- the SNAP23 gene encoding synaptosomal-associated protein 23 isoform X3, encoding MDNLSSEEIQQRGHQITDESLESTRRILGLAIESQDAGIKTITMLDEQKEQLNRIEEGLDQINKDMRETEKTLTELNKCCGLCVCPCNSITNDAREDEMEENLTQVGSILGNLKDMALNIGNEIDAQNPQIKRITDKADTNKDRIDIANARAKKLIDS